The genomic stretch AGTAAACACGAGGTAACACTATCTCAGGGGTATCTATGAACCGGTCTTATTTCCCCAAGGACAGACAATTACAGAACTCAACGGATGTTGCCACTTCATGAAAATGCATTCTTTATCATAACAATGTAAGAGGATAATATAtatggccaaaaaaaaaaaaaaagaagaagaagaaatattgcaCTAGACACCgctttcaaacaataaaaacaaaacaagagaccaacaaaacagaaaaaaacacacacaagtgtTGTTGTCATAAACAATTACAGATCAATATTAATATCACAGGTAGTCCTTGGTCGGACTAAAGAATGTCGATAGTGTTATACATAAACCATACACCACAGTTCAGTCCAACAGGACCTATTGAAACAGTTTCTGATCAATCCTCCACGTGCTCAAGTTTCTGAGTTGCTTATCGACAGCAGTGTCATCAGTTTAAATTATTAACCCTTCCATTCAATACACTCGAGGAAACGGAGCAATGGGGCTGTCGTAGTTGTATGAGGATTTTGAGCCTCATAAATATAGTcaggacgacgacgacaacgacgatgatgatgatgattcaatTGATAGGTTGGGGATATTGGAAACTCCTATTGGTTCgcaaaaaaatttaagaattatAGATAGATAATAAAGAACTTTTTCCCTTTCATTTATTGGTTTCAATTTTTATTACCATAAAAGCAATCTTCTGATTGTAATACTGAAGTCAAAGATTGAATGACCgagaacaaaattttaaaaagtggacGACCTCTTCTGCtcgaaaagaagaaacagaagaagtTACAACTGTCTGCCAGTCTGCGTATTATCACCTCcgtaagatcagcgccatccgttACATTGTCTCTACAGgtgctaccaacactcttgtctgtgtgtttgttttatctcgGCTTGATTACTGTAACTGCTTGCTCGCAGGCTACCCCGTATACATAAATCATAAACTACATAAAGTGCAAAACTCCGCTGTACGTCTGGTGCCTAGAACCAGGATacgggaccatgtcactcctctccttcgtttgCAATCAATCTCCCTTTGAAttattcagtacaaactgtccgtgctgtgtttcattttttttttgctctgacTACTTCTCggatttctttttcctttatatCGAatctagacaactccgctcttCGTCTGATAACCGTACTCTCTCTATTCCTTTCTTCATAATAACAACGTATAGTTAACGgagttttagttactgtgctgcaaacCAGTGGAACTCTTACCTTCCATATCCGACACCTACCCGCTATCGAATATTTTTCAAACGTGCACTAAAGGCGCCTCTATTCTACGATCATTGCTTCTCACACCAGTAAACATtgctgtcaatagttgtgattatagtctgttgactagtccacctgcttGTTTTCTTCTGGAGATTTAGAGCACTCTCAACACTTATTGCTTGTTTCCTGATTGctctttgttttatgtttgtcttttaatatttgtctgcatagttgtttatccttccgtccttcgtattctgtTCATGTCTCATCCTTGGCTTAAGCTCTCGAAGCATGTTCCTTCCTTAGCTTGATTATAAGCAACTTAAATCACACTTCTTTATTATTAAGCGAGTATATAGTTGACCCCACCCAGACCTTCGCACCTACACAGGTATTTATGCGCCACAACTTACACGTTTTCTTTGATAACAATGGCGGCTAACACACATGTGACtataaaaatgtagttttgtgGATATACAACAAGCAACGGATGTCATTATATCTGCGGCTGTAGTCAAATGTACTCTGGGTTGTGGGTGAATAGCCTAAGAGTCGTTGTCCTTTTGGCAGGTAAGTGGTCAAATTAACCGGTGACTGTAATGCTCCCCCAATTGATTCAGCTGTAACTGGGTAGAGGGTTGGACAAGGTAAGGgagcaagggagagaatattTCCTGCTCCAACACGAACGCTTTTGTCCCCGGCGCAAGCACGCGCTGTCTCTCTTTTGTCAGGTGACTGGATGCAGCGCTGGCTCCACCAAAAGTAAACAACGACTGGCTGCTGCTTTGTCCCGGCCCGTTCTATCCATCTTTATGATGAGGCTCCAAGCAGATTTTAGTCAATATTGAGGACGTCGACGATAAGTTTTGTATCGCACAGGAGAGATTATCTGCTACAGACATCAACACACTTTGCCTTATTTTTCTACAAACTAAACAGTGATTTTCACCGATGTCTTGGCATTACTAAACTGTACTGAAGAGACCATGTATCAGAAACTCTTTGCTTTGGTACTTGTCTGTTATGTGGCTGAGATGTCCATGTCATCTCAGCTGCAAAGTCAGAGAGAGGACGTGATGGGGACGTACTTTCTCATGAACAGGTATCAGTGTGAACGACTTTGTTGGTACCGGAAACTGTGCAAGACCTATTCTTACATCTACAACAGGACCCTGGCCACTGATGGTAACTGTGTTCTACATGCTTACAATATCACATCAGACACTACAAGTGGAATGGCTAATGAATGGTTTGAAAGGAGCGCTGACTGGGACAAAACAGTATGTACTGGTCTTatctcttttaaaattaattattgttcGAAGCGTTCTTTTCGAGTTAACAGGTTGACAGTACCCTTACGAAGTAAAGAAGCACAAATTTCAATCCATAGTCTGATCGCTGTTTAATGTGTCTTTCCAAATTCTAAATAATTGATCGCTTTCCTTTCTGAAGATGAGTCCAACTGTACCACTACGAAATTCAATGGTTTCAGGTGTCCCACTTTCATCGTACATTGTGATGCCAAACCTTTTGTCACtatgtttttgtgttgatgGCTCGATAACTGAAGAGGATTCATTTGATTtatcaaattaaataattgaTTAAGTTGATTGACCATTCAGATTTCGTAAATAAAATCTTATATTAAGGTTAAGCTATTTGTATTAACTTAGTCCAAATCGTCTAAAACTATGGGttattttactgaaatattttaaagaaaataatgtatctTCGTGAACAGCTCCAAAGCAATGGATGTCGAAACCGCTCCTGCGATGATACTCAGGTGTGCGTGCCCACCTTTGCATTTCCATTCTACAAGTGTCTGCCTTTTGCTGCAGGTAACTATAAACTCGATGAttctttgttggttttttttttttttttgggggggggactAGAAAGTGTGATAAGACAAATGAAAAGTTTAAGAAATCAGAGCTGGGTCTGTCGGCTGCGTTTGATACACACGATGTTGACACTAGatccttcaccttgttttcGGTCTCTTTGCTAGGCTTTGAACTGGTTTCTGAACTGACTGATCGTTTCTAGTCTGTGGTAGCTGTGAGCACCACATGTTTATAAGACTTTGAAGTACGGGGTACCTTAAGGCTCTGTTTTGGGGTCTCTTTTATTCAACGTGTACATGTTGGTTCAACCATCTGCAACTTAGGCCTTCAGCATCACATGTATTCTGATGATGCACTTTTGCTTCTGTTACTTTTGGCCTCGCTCCTCAGCTGCAGCAGGTCTGCAacaccacacaccacagacTCCTTAAAAGTCTAGATGTCCTGCATTAACAAACTGAACattaatgatgacaaaaataagtTCTTTCCACTAGCATCTGCAAATGTCCCCTGTTTgcattactatttttatttttaatttttctggtGCGAGGTCATCTCTTTTCTATCCGGAATCTCAGTGTTATCATTGAcacatcatttgaacatgaatctcaCATAAATGCAGCTCGTGCCACACAGAACGTTGGgttcctttttcttctcaagttcctttacaattttcttccatttctctttGAACTACGTTAGAAGAGTTCTAATCCGACCTTCAACTTTCATAAATTTCTTGCGCAGTTAAGAGTACTTGTCAGTTCTTaatcttcatccatgcacttagttcacATCGTGCCATTCTCTTTCTGGCGCTTATGCGTCTTGTACAGAAGTCAGTTCCTTTGTAGTGTACAACCCATTGGCTCATATCCACGCAGAGAAATGAGCTTTAAaattcaatgatgatgatgatgatgatgatacaagTTCTTCCTGGTCATTTTGCTCAATTGTCTTATTTTTATCCCTTGTTAAGTGCACGTGATATTTAGAGCCGCcgaagactaaaaataaatgctgaagGATTCTGGCAATCTCAAAGATTTTGTGATACCTGTTGTAAATGTAAGTTCTAGGTTCAGCTGAACCATGCACTGAGTggttctgttttaaaatgtatttttcgtAAATCTTGAATACTGTCTGCAAGCAAGTGTATGAGACTTTGTCGAGTGTTTTCTAACTGAACTCAGAATTTAATGACGCCATTTGCAGAATTCAGTGATTGGCATAGTCCAGCAGCTATTGATTTGTGAATATATTTGATACCAGAATGCCAAGCGCCCTCTCGAGATGACGGCGTCTACAGCGATGTGACACTAGTCCAGGGTCAAAGAACAAACTTCACGTGCAATCCGTCTCTGGTCTGGGCTTCACGTCACGCCGACAAGACGGTCACGTGTCAAGTCAACAGCAAGTACACCGAGCTGCAAGGGACGTGTAAAAACACCACCTACTACTCACCGgtaatgtttgtatttgtgtatgaaCTACTAGaagtaaagaatatttttagaacACTACTAACGGTTACCTGGCGTTGTGTGGGGTACCTTACTTGTGAAAGGTGTAGGATTAGTACGACGGGAAGCAGTCCGAGATGAGATCTGGTCAGGAcaaccaatcctcactgtatcaTTGTGATAGGCACTAACCCCTGGGCCACCTGGACACCTATAAAGGGGGaggagaaaagacaagaaaatgttcttcttcttattattcctttttaACCCAATTGGATCCGGTTCTGTGcgtccctttctagttgggaccataCCATGTTAGCCTCCTCCGCCTCGCTGTGGACCGATCTTCTCCATGTCTGTCTAGGTCTCCCAAACCTGCGCCGCCCTTGTATGTTCCAGAGCTTGTTTCGCTCTCAGAAGAAGCTATCATGACTGGCCTGACTATCAACaacaagaagacggaggtaatgcgggtcaacaacaagcaagaagacCCGCTCCAACAGCATGGGggatgtattacagagtctgatcgtttcacctaccttggcagcatagccAGCAAAGAGGGAGGTGCAGAGGAAGATATAAGAATCAGAACAAATAAAGCCCGGCTTGCATTCCTGCGACCAGTCTGAAACttcaaggctttatctctacacactgAAATGCATCTTCAACGGAAacgtaaagtcagtccttctataagAATTTGAGACATGacatgtgacaaacaccatcaccaacaagattcagacattcgtcaacagatgtctgcgccacatcctcaaaaTCAGATGGTCCGAGAAGATCTCGAATACAGACCTGTGGAAGGGGACCAACCAAAatcctgccagccaagacatcaagaagcggaagtggggctggataggtCACAAGAAAAGGTGCTCACTGGATACTTGAAGAATTTAGAAAATATGTGGGTCTTAAGACCAGGGTTGAAAACATCGTAGGCTAGGAGTGGGCAAAGAACGGCCCGCGGATGTTTTTGAACCGGCCCGTCTGCCAACATGTGAAGAGcactagttttctttctttttcttcacctATGTTCATTTTATGAATACGACTTGTCATAAGGAATAGGCAGCAGGGAACAGtcaaacacagacaaagtacacCAATAACAATGCGCCTGATGTAGTCATGAGAGAGCGTCGGTGGCTGCAAGATGTCGCGCACCATGACTATTCGTTTTGTTTCAACATAGTCCAACCAACATTCACCGGTGTTTTGACACAAACACGTTGCTGgctttgtgtgtttgagttTCCCACCAATTTCACCCCATATGTAGTCACTGAACATGAATTTTTGTTACCGGCCCGCCGCATAGTTTTGAATTTTGAGTGCGGcctgtgaaaataaatttgccCACTCCTGGCGTAGGCGGTCAGTGAGGGAAAATCACCAGCAAGTGGACGTGTTCATGATTGAGGTGGGTCGTAAGGTCAGCCCTGGGACGATATTTTAAAAGACCCTGCGGCAACGTGGGAATCTGAAGGACAtgcgtcttgtttccaaaattttaaAGCGGTATCCATACCCCGCAGATGCTATTTTACCCCAAGAGTCGTAGTGAGA from Pomacea canaliculata isolate SZHN2017 linkage group LG8, ASM307304v1, whole genome shotgun sequence encodes the following:
- the LOC112570918 gene encoding uncharacterized protein LOC112570918, giving the protein MYQKLFALVLVCYVAEMSMSSQLQSQREDVMGTYFLMNRYQCERLCWYRKLCKTYSYIYNRTLATDGNCVLHAYNITSDTTSGMANEWFERSADWDKTLQSNGCRNRSCDDTQVCVPTFAFPFYKCLPFAAECQAPSRDDGVYSDVTLVQGQRTNFTCNPSLVWASRHADKTVTCQVNSKYTELQGTCKNTTYYSPVVPFNKPLPDVVEEGWEACIKGKYNGTERMNFNFHDSQNASCDDNRGPGSIYLNLDFCTDYSERNNSVTAYTATYSLGKCDWSPKKEIGDLPLKPNDYFEITLRVLINSIMEIMYNNRTTQQLNLLSNKINLKGATYLEIIRDVQLFYVDLGRGCD